ACCTTGGGCCTTTCATGTGCAGGTGATGGCTGGGGTTTTCCCTGCTCTTTGTTTCGGATCATGGCGGGCTCTGCGACGATCCGAAGATCGTCGCCTCGTTGCGGTGGGCGACGCGTCGCAGGGGAGAGACGGGCATGGCCGGTGGGCCCGAGGACAGTGTCGTCCGGGCGGGGTGGAGGGCCAGGTTCGCCTGGGGCAACAGGTTCGCCTGGGACAAGGAGACCTGGATGGTGGTCTCCGGCGGGGTGCTGGGGGCCATGTTCGTCAGCATGGGGCTGGCGGTGCTGTTCGGGCCGGCGAACGGGTTCGGCGGCGACAGCCTCGCGTTCATGGGCATCATCAGCATCCTCGGGCTGATGCCCTGCGGTGCGGGCTTCGTCTGGGCTTTGATTCACCCCCGGGTCGGGTTTCCGTCGGCCGCCGTGGGAGCACTGCTCGGGCTGGGGATCTTCCTCTGCTTCGCCGGGGACGGCGTCAACGACACCTGGACGGCACCGCTGGACCGGCCGTCCACGACCCGCGCGCTGGGCAGCTGGACGGCCGGGGACCTGGTGGTGCGGGTCCGGCCCGACCTGGTGGTGGCGTACCGGAGCGCCACCGGCGCCGTGGTGTGGCGGTGGACCCCGCCCGGGCAGGACTCGGTGTGCGCGATGAGCCGGGGGACGGGGCAGGGCGAGGCCGGCGGGATCGGGCTGATCGGCCACTCGCCGCACGACAAGCCGTGCGCGGCGGTGACCGCACTCGGCCTCACCGACGGCAAGGAGGGCTGGACCGCCGCCGTGGACACGCCCGCCCGGGACGGGGACTCGGCGGCGCCGGACGTGGTCGCCGTCGCCGGGCCGCAGGCCGTCCTGCAGGAGAAGGACGGCTGGCGGGCGGTCCGCCTGGCGGACGGCGCGGACCTGTGGCGCGGTACGGCCGACCCCGGCTGCGCCCCGCTGCAGGTCGCGGGCGGGGCGCAGGACGTGGTGACGGTCGCGCAGTGCGGCGCCGCGCCGCCCGTGCTGCGGTCGCTGGCGGCCGTCGACGGGCAGGAGCGGTCGCGGATCGCCCTGCCGGCGGACGGCGGCCTGAAGAACCTCGCCGTGGTGTCGGTCGACCCGCTCGCGGTCTGGGTCGACGCCCAGGGCGAGCGCGGGACGCACGCGGTGCTCGGCTACGACCGGGACGGGCGGCAGCGGGCGTCGATCCCGGTCTCCGGCGAGGAGTACGACCTGGACGTGATGCTGGGCGGGCTGCACGCCTTCGACGAGTTCGACGCCCGGCCGCTGTTCGGCGGAGTGGTCGTCGGCGACCTGTTCATCGTGCCGGGCGAGAAGCCCGGCGACGTCACCATCAGCGGCGGCAAGCACCCGAGCCGCAGCGCCACCGGCCGCCTCGTGGCGTACTCGCTCGCCGACGGCGGGCAGCGGTGGACGGCGGGGCTGGACGACCAGGTGACCGGCCTGGTGGTGGACGGGAGCTCGGTGTGGGCGATGACGCGCGGCCGGATCGTCCGGGTCGACGCGGCGACCGGACGGCGCAGCGCCGAGCTGGACGTGAACGGCACGTCCTCGCTCTACCCGGTGGACCTGTCGGTCGCGGGGCCGGACCGGTTCGCGGTGGTGGCGGAGGACGGGACGCGGGACGAGCCGCCGGTGCGCGGGATGGGCTGAGGGCCCGTTGCGGGTGGTGCCGGGTGACGCGGTGGTGCCGGGGGACCAGGTGACGCCGGGTGACGCGGGTGACCTGGTGACGCCGGGTGACGCGAGGACGGGTCAGGACCGGAAGTCCGGGTAGCCCAGGATGAAGACCCGCTCGGCCGGGTTCCGCACGTAAGGAATCACCTTGCCGGTGTCCTCGAAGCCCAGCCGCCGGTAGAAGGCCAGCGCCCGCCCGTTGCTCTCGTTGACCCCGAGGGTCAGCCACCGTGCGTCCGTGTGGTCCCGCGCGTGGCGGATCGTCGCGTGCACGAGGTCGACGGCGGGGCCGGCGGCGCCGCGGTGGGCCGGGGCGACGTAGACGGAGCGGACGCACACGGTGTCGGGGACGTCGGGGACGGGTTCGACCCCCGCGATTCCCACCCAGCTCCCGGCCTCGTCACGGACCGTGAGGGTGGCGGAGCCGTTTTCGGCCGTGGCCTCGGCGGCGGCCTGCCGCTGCCAGTGGCCGTCGGGCCGGGCGGCGGCGTCGGCATAGGAGAGGTGGAAGGCGCCGGGGGAGTCCTGCAGCGCCTCCAGCGTGATCTCGCGGAGTTCCCGCCACTCCTCGGCGGCGATCCGGCGTACGACGTAGGGCATGCACCGAGCCTGGCACGGCCGTGACGCAGCGGGATCACACGTGAGGATGATCTTCGTCCCGGTCCTCCCCGGTACGCGGGAGCAGGCCTCCCACCGGCGGGACCTGAGCCTTCCGGGCGGTTGTGTCAGGCTGGTGGGGGAGCACCGCCGAGATCGGGAGGCTCTGATGGCCGAGATCAGCGTGAACGGGGTGACGCTGCACTACGAGGCCCGCGGGCAGGGCCCCGGTGTCGTCCTGGTGCACGGTTCGTGGAGCGACGGGGACTCCTGGGCGCGGGTGATGCCGGGCCTGTCCGAGTCCACCACCGTCGTCGCCTACGACCGCCGGGGACACAGCCGCAGCGAGGACTCCCTCACCCAGGGCTCGGTCCACGAGGACGCGGCCGACCTGGCCGGGCTGATCCACGAGCTCGGCCTCGGGCCCGCCTTCGTCTACGGGGACTCCTACGGCGCGCTGGTCACGCTCCGGCTCGCCGCCGCCCGCCCCGACCTGCTCCGCGGCATCGCCGGGCACGAGCCGCCGGGCACCGGCATCCTGCTCGCCGACCCGGACCTGCGCCCGATCGGCACCGCCTTCGCCGACCGGATCGCCGCCGTCCGCGAGCTGCTGGAACAGGCCGAATCGGCCGCGGCCGCCGAACTGTACGTGGACAGCCTCGCCTTCGGGCCCGGCGCCTGGGAGCAGCTGCCCGCGCCGATCCGGCACACCTACATCCGCAACGCGCCGACCTACCTCGACGAGCTGCGCGACCCGGACGCGCTCGACCTCGACCTCACCGGGCTGGCCCGCTACCCCGACCCGGCCCTGCTGACGCAGAGCGACGACAGCGCCCCGATGTTCGGGGAGGTGCTGGACCTCATCGACCTCGCCCTGCCGAAGGCGGAGCGGCACCTGTACGTCGGCGCCGGGCACGCCCCGCACCTGTCGCAGCCGGAGGAGTGGGTGCGGGTGGTCCTGCCGCGGGCGCTGGCCTGAAGCCGCGGGCGGGCGCCGGCCTGACGCGACGGAACGCCCGGGACCGGTTGCGGCGTCAGCGGGTCGCCAGCAGCTCCTCGCCGCGCGGCGTCCGCCGGTACAGCACCTCCCGGCCGCTGCGCATCCGGCTGACCAGACCCGAGCGGTGCAGCACGCCCAGGTGGTACGAGACGGTGCCCGCGCTCAGGAAGTGCCGGGCTGCCAGGTCGACGGTGGTCGTCGGGTCGACCAGGGCGGCGAGCAGGTCCGCCCGTGTCGGCCCGAGCAGTTGGGCCAGCGCCGGAGTGGGGGTACGCGGGACGGCCGGCGGCTTGGCGACCGGGTACATCAGGGTCGGCGCCCGGTGGCAGCCGTCGACCGGGTCCAGGATGACGTGGATCTGCCGGCTCACCAGCGTCGGCATCAGCAGCACCATCCGGGCCGGCATCGTCACCTCGAAGCGGCTCTCCAACCGGATCAGCCCGTCCGCCCAGGAGAGCTCCGGGGAGAGCGAGTTGAACAGCGAACCGGTCCCGTACCGGGCCAGGAAGCGGCCCCGCTCGTCGACCTCGGCGTCCAGCACCGCCCGGGCGTCCGGCCAGTACGGTGCGAGCGCCGCCTCCCAGTACCGGCCCAGCTCGTCGGCGACCCGCTCGGCGAAGTAGCGCGGGCCGCGCTGCACGGCGCGCAGCACCACGTCCGGCACCTGACGGCCGACCAGGTTGGCGGCGGGCAGGCCGTGCCGGACGGTCTCCAGCTCCGCCCGCACCCGCTCCGGGTCGGCCCGGCGGACGGCCTCCAGCTGCTCCGCCACCGTCGGCTCCGGCCCGGCCGGGTGCGGGGAGAGGAAGTCCGGGATGTAGCCGCCCGGCTGGTCCAGGGCCAGCCCCGACAGCAGCTCCAGCTTCTCCCGGCGCAGCACCCGGCGGGTGCGGCCGACCCAGGCGTACGGGCCGGTACGGGAGTTGAGCGAGAAGGCCATCAGGGTGTTGACGGCCTCGTGCAGCGGTGAGACCACGAAGCGGGTGCGGGCGAGCCCGGCCGAGTCGATGGTGAGTCGGATCATGCCGTCCTGTCCGTGGGAGATCGCCTGGGGACCGCCGGATTCGACTGCCGTGCGGCGCCCTTTCGGCTCCGACCTTTCGACTCTGGTCGAATCCTGACACGAATGCTCGCGTTCGGGACCGCCCCGGCTCAAGCTGTTTTCCGTGACCGCGTCAGCACGGACGCGGTGCGAACGGAAGGACGAACATGACGAGCACGCGCGGCCGTGTCGCCGCCCTGCTGGGCGCTGCCGCGGTGGTCGCCGGCACCACCCTGGCCGCCCCCGCCGTCGCGGCGCCGGCCGCAGGAGCGGCCCGGCCCGGCGGCGGGATCACCGGGCAGTCCGGCGGGATCACCGGGCAGGCGCCCTGCCAGGGGGCGCCCGAGTTCACCTGCGGGACCATCACCGTGCCGCTCGACCACAGCGGCGCCACCCCCGGCTCCCTCCAGCTCGACGTGGCGATGACCGGCAACGCCGACGCCCCCAAGGGCGACCTGCTGTTCCTCACCGGCGGACCCGGCCAGCCCGGCGTACCGCTGATCCGGCGGGTCGCGAGCAAGCTGACGCCCGTCCTCAAGGACTACCGCCTGGTCATGTTCGACCAGCGCGGCACCGGTGAACGCGCGTTGCAGTGCCCCGGGCTGCAGGAGGACATGGGCTCCTCCGACCTCGCCGTGCCCCGCAAGCAGTCCATCGCCGACTGCGCCGCCGCCCTCGGCCCGAACGCCCGCCACTACGGCACCGCGGACACCGTCGGCGACATGGACCTCCTGCGCCAGGCCCTCGGCGACCGCCGCCTCACCATCGACGGCGTCTCCTACGGCACCTTCGTCGCCGAGCGGTACGCCCTCGCCCACCCGGCCCACGTGGCCCGCCTGGTGCTCGACTCGGTGGTGCCGCAACGCGGCTTCGACCCGCTCGACCTGGGCGCGCTGCCCGCCACCGCCCGCGTCCTGCACACCGCCTGCCAGGCCACCGGCTGCACCACCGACCCGGCCGCCGACCTCGCCGCCACCGTCCGCAGGTACGGCAACGGGGCGCAGATCCTCGACGCGCTCACCAGCTACGAGTTCGCCGACCCCGACTACGGCGGGGTGCCGGAAGCCCTGCACGAGGCCGCCGCCGGGCAGCCGGCCAAGCTCCAGGCCTTCATCGACGAGGTGCACAAGAACGACGCCGCGCCCGCCGAATTCCTCAGCCAGGGCCTGCACGCCGCCACCCTGTGCGCCGACTCGCACTTCCCGTGGGGCACCACCGACACCCCGGTCGCCGGCCGGGCGGCCGCACTGGAACGCACCCGGCAGCGGCTGACCACCGAACAGACCTGGCCGTACGACGCGGCGACCGCCACCGGGCTCGGCAGCCTGCTGGTCTGCCTGGACTGGCCGCGCGAACCGGTGCCGCCGACGCCGCCCGCGCACCGCAAGCTGCCCAACGTGCCGGTGCTGCTGATCGGCGGTGACCGGGACCTCTCCACGCCGTACGAGTGGCTGTACGAGGAGGCCGCGCAGGCGCACGACCCGCAGATCGTGATCGTTCCCGGGGCGGCGCACTCGGTGCAGTCCCGGGCGGCGAACCCGGCCGGGCGACAGGCGGTGTACGACTTCCTCCTGAAGTAGGGCCCCCGTACCGGGCCAGGCGGCGGGCCGTTCCTCACGGGGGTGGGAACGGCCCGCCGTCGGCTCAGGATTCGGCCGCGCCCCAGCCGTCGTCAGGCAGCGTACGGTCCGGCTCGGGGCAGTCGGGGTGGTCGTAACCCCAGAGGCCGGTCTTGTGCAACAGCCAGTCGCCCAGGGGCGGTTCGTCGTGGCCGATCCGGTCCACGAGGACGAAGGCGACCCGCAGCTGCTCGGCCGGGGCCACCTCCAGGGTGCGCTGGCCGGGGATGTTCTCGTAGGTCACCGTCTCCCAGGTGCAGCCGGCGGCGGTGAGCGCGGCGACCAGGGCGGACTCGGTGACACGGGTGTCCAGCGTGCCGAACCCGCCGTCGCCCTCCGGGAGTTCGAGTTCTCCGTGCCAGGTGGGCAGGGAGAGACTGCGGAGCCGGCGGCAGCGGCAGAACACCGTCTGGGCGTCTCCCCAGCCGAAGGCGTGCGGCCAGCGCGACTCCTTGTGGACCCGCCCGCCGTCCCACGGATCGCCGTAGCGGGCGGCGAGTTCGGGCAGCGAGGCGTCGTAGCGCAGATCGCCGAGGCCGCCGGTGAGGGCGAGCGCGGTCAGCCGGCCGAGGAAGTCCGTCACCCCAGGCACTCGCG
The genomic region above belongs to Streptomyces sp. 1331.2 and contains:
- a CDS encoding GNAT family N-acetyltransferase, which codes for MPYVVRRIAAEEWRELREITLEALQDSPGAFHLSYADAAARPDGHWQRQAAAEATAENGSATLTVRDEAGSWVGIAGVEPVPDVPDTVCVRSVYVAPAHRGAAGPAVDLVHATIRHARDHTDARWLTLGVNESNGRALAFYRRLGFEDTGKVIPYVRNPAERVFILGYPDFRS
- a CDS encoding outer membrane protein assembly factor BamB family protein codes for the protein MAGGPEDSVVRAGWRARFAWGNRFAWDKETWMVVSGGVLGAMFVSMGLAVLFGPANGFGGDSLAFMGIISILGLMPCGAGFVWALIHPRVGFPSAAVGALLGLGIFLCFAGDGVNDTWTAPLDRPSTTRALGSWTAGDLVVRVRPDLVVAYRSATGAVVWRWTPPGQDSVCAMSRGTGQGEAGGIGLIGHSPHDKPCAAVTALGLTDGKEGWTAAVDTPARDGDSAAPDVVAVAGPQAVLQEKDGWRAVRLADGADLWRGTADPGCAPLQVAGGAQDVVTVAQCGAAPPVLRSLAAVDGQERSRIALPADGGLKNLAVVSVDPLAVWVDAQGERGTHAVLGYDRDGRQRASIPVSGEEYDLDVMLGGLHAFDEFDARPLFGGVVVGDLFIVPGEKPGDVTISGGKHPSRSATGRLVAYSLADGGQRWTAGLDDQVTGLVVDGSSVWAMTRGRIVRVDAATGRRSAELDVNGTSSLYPVDLSVAGPDRFAVVAEDGTRDEPPVRGMG
- a CDS encoding ArsR/SmtB family transcription factor, with translation MIRLTIDSAGLARTRFVVSPLHEAVNTLMAFSLNSRTGPYAWVGRTRRVLRREKLELLSGLALDQPGGYIPDFLSPHPAGPEPTVAEQLEAVRRADPERVRAELETVRHGLPAANLVGRQVPDVVLRAVQRGPRYFAERVADELGRYWEAALAPYWPDARAVLDAEVDERGRFLARYGTGSLFNSLSPELSWADGLIRLESRFEVTMPARMVLLMPTLVSRQIHVILDPVDGCHRAPTLMYPVAKPPAVPRTPTPALAQLLGPTRADLLAALVDPTTTVDLAARHFLSAGTVSYHLGVLHRSGLVSRMRSGREVLYRRTPRGEELLATR
- a CDS encoding alpha/beta fold hydrolase, which encodes MAEISVNGVTLHYEARGQGPGVVLVHGSWSDGDSWARVMPGLSESTTVVAYDRRGHSRSEDSLTQGSVHEDAADLAGLIHELGLGPAFVYGDSYGALVTLRLAAARPDLLRGIAGHEPPGTGILLADPDLRPIGTAFADRIAAVRELLEQAESAAAAELYVDSLAFGPGAWEQLPAPIRHTYIRNAPTYLDELRDPDALDLDLTGLARYPDPALLTQSDDSAPMFGEVLDLIDLALPKAERHLYVGAGHAPHLSQPEEWVRVVLPRALA
- a CDS encoding alpha/beta fold hydrolase, producing MTSTRGRVAALLGAAAVVAGTTLAAPAVAAPAAGAARPGGGITGQSGGITGQAPCQGAPEFTCGTITVPLDHSGATPGSLQLDVAMTGNADAPKGDLLFLTGGPGQPGVPLIRRVASKLTPVLKDYRLVMFDQRGTGERALQCPGLQEDMGSSDLAVPRKQSIADCAAALGPNARHYGTADTVGDMDLLRQALGDRRLTIDGVSYGTFVAERYALAHPAHVARLVLDSVVPQRGFDPLDLGALPATARVLHTACQATGCTTDPAADLAATVRRYGNGAQILDALTSYEFADPDYGGVPEALHEAAAGQPAKLQAFIDEVHKNDAAPAEFLSQGLHAATLCADSHFPWGTTDTPVAGRAAALERTRQRLTTEQTWPYDAATATGLGSLLVCLDWPREPVPPTPPAHRKLPNVPVLLIGGDRDLSTPYEWLYEEAAQAHDPQIVIVPGAAHSVQSRAANPAGRQAVYDFLLK